In Sporosarcina sp. PTS2304, a genomic segment contains:
- a CDS encoding DMT family transporter has protein sequence MNKLLFGFLVVVTTGLMGSSFAIGKIGLEYSSPLLLVALRFTIAGVIMAVVVKIAKKPHPQSLGEWKWLVLIGSLQTAAVMGCIFMALRTITSGETSILTFTNPLLVVVIGTLVLKIRYRLQQWLGVICGLFGVFITMGGHLDLKIGTILGFMSAVAWACATLLVKVHGHRFDTWVMTAYQMLFGGLLLFVASYILEEPFFVANALSLAILGWLAIAASIIQFSIWFYLLQTGNPERTSAFLFLAPFFGTLSGWVLLDEQLSISLIFGGLLISVGIFLVNWRSKRELKKLAS, from the coding sequence ATGAACAAACTACTGTTTGGATTTCTAGTAGTCGTAACGACCGGATTAATGGGTTCGTCGTTTGCGATTGGTAAAATTGGACTGGAATATTCATCGCCTTTGCTGCTAGTCGCTTTACGTTTTACAATTGCAGGGGTAATTATGGCGGTCGTTGTCAAAATAGCAAAGAAGCCGCACCCCCAATCGTTGGGCGAGTGGAAATGGCTGGTGCTGATCGGTTCATTGCAAACTGCTGCTGTAATGGGTTGTATTTTCATGGCATTACGTACGATTACTTCAGGAGAAACATCGATTTTAACGTTTACTAATCCATTGTTAGTCGTTGTAATTGGTACGCTTGTATTGAAAATCCGTTATCGTTTACAACAATGGTTGGGTGTAATTTGTGGTTTGTTTGGCGTATTTATCACGATGGGCGGCCATTTGGATTTAAAAATTGGGACGATTCTTGGATTTATGTCTGCTGTAGCGTGGGCTTGTGCGACATTGCTCGTAAAAGTACATGGTCATCGCTTTGATACATGGGTGATGACGGCGTATCAAATGCTGTTTGGCGGATTACTCTTATTCGTGGCAAGCTATATATTGGAGGAGCCGTTCTTTGTAGCGAATGCTTTATCGCTAGCCATTTTAGGATGGCTGGCGATTGCAGCATCCATTATTCAGTTTTCGATTTGGTTCTATTTACTGCAAACGGGAAATCCCGAGCGAACGAGTGCGTTTCTGTTCCTCGCGCCATTTTTCGGCACGTTATCTGGCTGGGTGTTATTGGACGAGCAATTGTCTATCTCACTGATTTTCGGCGGGTTGCTAATCAGTGTAGGTATATTCCTAGTCAACTGGCGCAGTAAAAGGGAATTAAAGAAATTGGCAAGCTAG
- a CDS encoding sulfite exporter TauE/SafE family protein translates to MSISFIITIFLIGFVGSFLSGMMGIGGAIVKYPMLLFIPALLGFTAFSPHDVSGITAVEVFFASLSGVLAYRKSNLIVKPLVLYMGISVLVGSVIGGAGSSLLSESTVNIVYGVLAVMAAIMMFIPKKGLDDMPIDEITFNRYVASGAAFIVGLAAGIVGAGGAFILVPVMLVILKIPTRVTIATSLAITLLSSVGSATGKIFTGQVPYGPALVMIVASIIAAPIGVKASRRVNTKVLQGILAVLIMASAVKIWWDIF, encoded by the coding sequence ATGAGTATTTCATTTATCATCACCATCTTCCTCATCGGATTTGTCGGTTCATTTCTTTCTGGCATGATGGGTATTGGAGGCGCAATTGTCAAATACCCCATGTTGCTATTTATTCCTGCCCTACTCGGTTTCACCGCATTTTCACCGCATGACGTGTCGGGAATCACGGCAGTTGAAGTATTCTTTGCCTCTTTATCAGGCGTCTTAGCCTACCGAAAAAGTAATTTAATAGTAAAACCACTTGTTCTATATATGGGAATCAGCGTATTGGTCGGAAGCGTCATAGGTGGTGCAGGCTCCAGTTTACTGTCGGAGTCTACTGTTAATATCGTCTATGGTGTACTTGCGGTTATGGCGGCTATTATGATGTTTATTCCCAAAAAAGGGTTAGATGATATGCCGATAGACGAAATTACGTTTAATCGTTATGTTGCTTCAGGAGCAGCATTCATAGTAGGTCTAGCCGCGGGGATCGTTGGGGCAGGAGGGGCTTTTATTTTGGTGCCTGTCATGTTAGTCATTTTGAAAATACCAACGCGTGTCACCATTGCTACTTCGTTAGCGATTACGTTATTGTCGTCGGTCGGTTCTGCTACAGGAAAGATTTTCACGGGTCAAGTACCTTATGGGCCCGCGCTTGTAATGATCGTGGCGAGTATAATTGCGGCTCCAATTGGTGTCAAGGCTAGTCGCAGGGTGAATACTAAAGTGTTACAAGGCATTTTAGCAGTGCTGATTATGGCTTCTGCTGTTAAGATTTGGTGGGATATTTTTTGA
- the hutG gene encoding formimidoylglutamase: MLIQTNKSDWSGRVDSTTNRSAFRMHQIVQLSELKESVTNKTCALIGFSSEEGVRRNNGRLGAAAGPNALRGELAKLPWRMPAECQLFDIGTIVCEDTQLESAQAELGAAVQKSLEKKAHPVILGGGHETAYGHYLGVREFIGPDAKLGVVNIDAHFDLRSYDEQPSSGTMFKQMLDTDPNVEYLVVGIQEFGNTDILFEEADAQGVTYVLEQEISSGHLDDTLKKIILFIEQQDYVLLTLCSDVLNAACAPGVSAPSPFGLDPLVVRTFIQTVASHEKTLSFDISEINPALDIQNQTVKLGAYLTNEAIVALLGGRTT, translated from the coding sequence TTGTTAATTCAAACAAATAAATCAGACTGGTCCGGTCGTGTAGATAGTACTACTAATAGATCCGCATTTCGTATGCATCAAATCGTTCAACTTTCGGAGTTAAAAGAAAGCGTTACCAATAAGACATGTGCATTAATCGGCTTCTCATCTGAAGAAGGAGTCCGCCGCAATAATGGCCGACTCGGGGCTGCTGCAGGTCCAAATGCTCTGCGGGGTGAATTAGCTAAACTCCCTTGGCGCATGCCTGCAGAATGCCAACTGTTTGATATAGGTACGATAGTGTGCGAAGACACGCAATTAGAAAGTGCCCAAGCTGAATTAGGAGCTGCTGTTCAAAAAAGTTTAGAGAAGAAAGCGCATCCGGTCATTTTAGGTGGCGGTCACGAAACCGCTTACGGTCATTATTTAGGTGTGCGAGAGTTTATCGGCCCTGACGCGAAGCTTGGCGTCGTTAATATCGATGCTCATTTCGATTTGCGAAGCTATGATGAGCAACCCAGTTCGGGCACAATGTTCAAGCAAATGCTCGATACAGATCCAAACGTGGAATATTTAGTAGTGGGAATTCAGGAGTTCGGAAATACAGACATTCTATTCGAAGAGGCAGATGCTCAAGGTGTGACGTATGTGCTAGAGCAGGAAATTTCATCGGGTCATCTGGACGATACTTTGAAGAAAATCATCTTATTCATTGAACAACAAGACTATGTTTTGTTAACATTATGCTCTGACGTCTTGAATGCGGCATGCGCACCCGGTGTAAGTGCACCTTCACCTTTCGGACTGGATCCATTGGTCGTGCGTACATTTATCCAAACAGTCGCCTCTCATGAGAAAACCCTTTCATTTGACATCTCAGAAATTAATCCGGCGCTTGATATTCAAAACCAAACAGTGAAACTAGGCGCTTATTTAACAAACGAAGCAATTGTCGCTTTGCTAGGAGGAAGAACGACATGA
- a CDS encoding sulfurtransferase TusA family protein, which yields MIQTNNVVDAKGLACPMPIVKTRKVIKEMEEGQVLEVLSTDPGTVADLRAWSENAGHHYIGNIVEDGVWRHFVRKTAKAEKQEAVYPFTVENNQLIESLQHPQALLIDVREEAEFTFGHIPGALSIPLGELEDRMSYLDKSQKYYIICRTGNRSDMACQNLANAGFKCVTNVVPGMSEWNGTVENTTGGIE from the coding sequence ATGATTCAGACAAATAATGTAGTAGACGCGAAAGGGTTGGCTTGTCCGATGCCAATTGTAAAGACTAGAAAAGTGATTAAAGAAATGGAAGAAGGACAAGTGCTTGAAGTTTTGTCTACAGATCCAGGCACCGTAGCGGACTTACGTGCTTGGTCTGAGAATGCGGGACATCATTATATAGGAAACATCGTAGAAGATGGAGTATGGCGGCATTTTGTTAGAAAAACAGCAAAAGCGGAGAAACAGGAAGCGGTTTACCCATTTACTGTTGAGAACAATCAATTGATAGAGAGTTTACAACATCCGCAAGCGCTGCTTATCGACGTAAGAGAAGAGGCAGAGTTTACTTTCGGTCATATACCTGGAGCATTATCTATTCCGTTAGGTGAACTGGAAGACCGAATGTCCTATTTAGATAAAAGTCAAAAGTATTACATTATTTGCCGCACAGGAAATCGTAGTGATATGGCTTGTCAAAATCTCGCCAATGCTGGATTTAAGTGTGTCACTAATGTAGTGCCGGGAATGTCAGAGTGGAATGGAACAGTGGAAAATACAACGGGGGGTATAGAATAA
- a CDS encoding LysR family transcriptional regulator, with protein sequence MQLEELKTFVAVVDSENFTKAARLLKIAQPTVSLHVKNLESTLQTPLLTRTSRSFQVTPAGQLLYERAIELIKLADRTKVELQQQQRPVKGPLRIASTPVIAEGILPDVLTRLHAKFPDLLIELHVDDSYAIANLLRQKKADVGCSEVAEISSATMFMQDELLLVSSSTHPLAHKKSSSIIDLQNVHWILPDTKDPSRTLIDQSLQQYGVNPTHTIVSSPESRKQSVLSGLGIAFLSRHSCKREFERGELTVLSYKLSPIRRPFYTLTAKPSATSQVFLDELDAYCRLWKL encoded by the coding sequence ATGCAGTTAGAAGAGTTAAAGACGTTTGTCGCTGTAGTAGACAGTGAAAATTTCACAAAGGCTGCGCGACTGTTAAAAATCGCCCAACCGACTGTTAGTTTACACGTAAAAAACTTGGAATCTACGTTACAGACGCCGCTATTGACCCGGACGTCCCGCAGCTTTCAAGTAACACCTGCCGGACAATTATTATATGAACGCGCAATTGAGCTTATAAAGTTAGCAGACCGTACAAAGGTTGAGCTGCAACAGCAGCAAAGGCCAGTAAAAGGTCCTCTACGCATCGCTTCCACCCCTGTCATTGCAGAAGGAATTTTACCTGACGTTCTCACACGGTTACATGCAAAGTTTCCAGATCTGCTTATTGAACTACATGTAGATGACTCTTACGCGATTGCTAATCTATTGCGCCAGAAGAAAGCAGATGTGGGTTGCAGTGAAGTAGCAGAAATATCGTCAGCTACTATGTTTATGCAAGATGAATTACTTCTTGTTTCATCCTCCACCCACCCTTTAGCTCATAAGAAAAGTTCTTCGATTATAGACTTACAAAATGTTCATTGGATTTTGCCGGACACGAAAGATCCGAGCCGGACACTGATCGATCAGTCGCTGCAACAATACGGTGTAAATCCTACACATACTATCGTCAGTTCACCTGAAAGTAGGAAACAATCCGTACTGAGCGGTTTAGGTATAGCCTTTTTATCCCGTCATAGCTGTAAGCGGGAATTCGAACGTGGCGAACTCACTGTTTTATCTTATAAGCTTTCGCCGATTCGACGTCCTTTCTACACACTTACTGCGAAACCATCCGCCACTTCACAAGTCTTTTTAGATGAATTAGATGCCTACTGCCGTTTATGGAAACTATGA
- the pepT gene encoding peptidase T, with amino-acid sequence MKEQLIERLIRYAKIDTQSNPDSVTTPSTAGQWELLHMLEKELATIGLEEISLDENGYLFATLPANTDKELPTVGFLAHVDTAADYTGTNVQPQRIDNYDGKDIPLNETTMMTVQAFPELTNYVGHTLITTDGTTLLGADDKAGITEIMTAMQYLVEHPEIKHGKVRVGFTPDEEIGRGPHKFDVERFGATYAYTMDGGPLGELQYESFNAAGAVLTFHGTNVHPGTAKGKMVNSLLIAAEFQAAMPANEIPQETEHYEGFIHLMEAEGTVEKTTYHYIIRDFDRQAFEARKQLVQDTVTRLQEKHGLHAVELSLTDQYFNMGEKIEPVMEIVDVIADVYRTLGIEPKIEPIRGGTDGSQLSYMGMPTPNIFTGGENYHGKYEFISADNMVLATQVIIEALKLQEQRG; translated from the coding sequence ATGAAAGAACAACTAATCGAACGCTTAATTCGTTATGCAAAAATCGACACACAGTCAAATCCCGACTCGGTGACTACACCGTCTACAGCAGGCCAGTGGGAGTTATTGCATATGTTAGAGAAGGAACTGGCTACTATTGGCTTGGAAGAAATTTCACTGGACGAGAACGGCTATTTATTTGCGACGTTGCCAGCGAACACAGACAAAGAACTACCGACTGTCGGCTTTTTAGCGCATGTCGATACGGCGGCAGACTATACAGGTACTAACGTCCAACCACAGCGTATTGATAACTACGATGGTAAGGATATTCCTTTAAATGAAACGACAATGATGACAGTGCAGGCATTCCCCGAGCTTACTAATTATGTTGGGCATACGCTGATCACAACAGATGGCACGACATTGCTTGGGGCCGATGATAAAGCAGGCATCACGGAAATTATGACGGCTATGCAATACTTAGTCGAACATCCGGAGATCAAGCACGGTAAAGTTCGTGTCGGTTTCACACCTGACGAAGAAATTGGACGTGGCCCACACAAGTTCGATGTGGAACGATTCGGTGCAACATATGCTTATACGATGGACGGTGGACCACTTGGCGAATTACAGTATGAAAGCTTCAACGCAGCGGGCGCGGTGCTAACATTCCACGGAACGAACGTGCATCCAGGTACTGCGAAAGGAAAAATGGTCAACTCTTTATTAATTGCGGCAGAATTCCAAGCAGCGATGCCAGCGAATGAAATCCCACAAGAAACCGAGCATTATGAAGGATTCATTCATTTAATGGAAGCGGAAGGTACGGTAGAGAAAACAACGTATCACTATATTATTCGTGATTTCGACCGACAAGCATTCGAAGCGCGAAAACAGCTAGTACAAGATACAGTGACACGTCTTCAGGAAAAGCATGGATTACATGCGGTAGAACTTTCATTGACTGATCAATACTTCAATATGGGTGAAAAGATTGAACCGGTCATGGAAATTGTTGACGTGATTGCAGATGTCTATCGTACGCTTGGCATCGAGCCTAAAATTGAACCGATTCGCGGCGGGACAGATGGCTCACAATTATCGTATATGGGTATGCCTACACCGAATATTTTCACAGGCGGCGAAAATTATCATGGGAAATATGAATTCATTTCAGCTGACAATATGGTACTGGCAACTCAAGTAATTATCGAAGCATTGAAACTTCAAGAGCAACGGGGATAA
- the gltS gene encoding sodium/glutamate symporter, which yields MTIELNQITTLFLALALLTIGTMLVRKVGFLQKFCIPAPVVGGLLFAILATILKYFDLLSFQLDTSLQNLFMLTFFTTVGLGASFSLIRLGGKLLLIYWAACGFLALAQNVIGVSMSYLFNLHPLIGMMAGAVSMEGGHGGATAYGQTLESLGIDSALSIGIAAATFGLVAGGLVGGPIVRFLIKKYKLQSTEVEHEVAYSAEAHEPAINTDNFLTQVLLITLCIAGGTFIGDLFSDATGFVMPGYVGAMFVAVIVRNLVDRVKPDAVHMTSINLIGDVSLGIFLSMALMSIKLWEVADLALPLLVIVFVQVLFVVLFGIFVLFRILGKNYDAAVMVAGFAGHGLGATPNAMANMAAVTERYGPSRKAFLIVPIVGAFLIDVVSMPIIITTINIFS from the coding sequence ATGACAATCGAGCTCAATCAAATTACTACGCTATTTTTAGCACTAGCTCTTTTAACGATCGGAACGATGTTAGTACGTAAGGTTGGCTTCCTTCAAAAATTTTGCATCCCCGCCCCTGTTGTAGGCGGGTTGCTTTTCGCTATTTTAGCGACTATTTTGAAGTATTTTGACTTACTTAGCTTTCAATTAGACACTTCACTACAAAATTTATTTATGTTAACATTCTTCACAACAGTTGGTTTAGGAGCAAGTTTTAGCTTAATTCGTCTAGGTGGAAAACTATTGCTCATTTATTGGGCAGCCTGTGGATTTTTAGCTTTGGCTCAGAACGTCATTGGTGTTTCGATGTCTTACCTATTTAATCTTCACCCGTTAATCGGTATGATGGCAGGTGCTGTCTCGATGGAAGGTGGTCATGGCGGAGCTACCGCATACGGACAAACATTGGAGAGTCTAGGTATCGACTCCGCACTTTCAATTGGTATCGCTGCCGCTACATTCGGACTCGTCGCGGGCGGATTGGTAGGAGGACCGATTGTTAGGTTCCTTATTAAAAAGTATAAGTTACAATCTACTGAAGTGGAACACGAAGTGGCGTACTCTGCAGAAGCACACGAACCAGCGATCAATACTGATAACTTCTTGACGCAAGTGTTGCTTATCACTTTGTGTATTGCAGGTGGTACATTCATCGGTGACTTGTTCTCTGACGCTACCGGATTTGTCATGCCAGGCTATGTCGGGGCTATGTTCGTTGCTGTGATCGTACGCAATCTCGTCGATCGAGTAAAGCCAGATGCTGTTCATATGACAAGCATCAACTTAATCGGTGACGTGTCTCTTGGAATATTTTTATCGATGGCATTAATGAGCATTAAATTATGGGAAGTTGCCGACTTGGCACTACCATTATTAGTGATCGTCTTTGTACAAGTATTGTTCGTTGTGCTATTCGGTATTTTCGTCTTGTTCCGTATTCTTGGTAAAAACTACGACGCCGCTGTCATGGTAGCCGGTTTTGCTGGTCACGGTCTTGGCGCTACACCAAACGCTATGGCTAATATGGCGGCTGTAACAGAACGATACGGCCCTTCGCGCAAGGCGTTCCTGATCGTTCCTATTGTCGGTGCGTTCTTGATAGACGTTGTGTCGATGCCGATTATTATTACGACGATTAATATATTTAGTTGA
- a CDS encoding DUF2187 family protein, whose amino-acid sequence MAFPRKDRPVSDFVASRHVDEVISFNRNDHEVSGTIHKILENSVIVKISDADAEQIGAASNMTVVAHKNYTIV is encoded by the coding sequence ATGGCATTCCCACGTAAAGATCGTCCGGTTTCTGATTTTGTAGCATCTCGACATGTAGATGAAGTCATATCTTTCAACCGTAATGATCATGAAGTTTCTGGAACCATCCACAAGATTCTTGAAAACTCCGTCATCGTCAAAATTTCCGATGCAGACGCAGAGCAAATTGGTGCAGCTTCCAATATGACTGTCGTTGCACACAAAAATTACACAATTGTTTAA
- a CDS encoding DsrE/DsrF/DrsH-like family protein: protein MTEQKKTTIVLFSGDYDKAMAAYIIANGAAAYDHEVTIFHTFWGLNALRKDEPIKSDKSFIEKAFGKMMPRGADKMGLSQMNFAGMGPKMIKQVMKKHNAMTLPQLIDLAIEQDVKLIACTMTMDLLGLSETELLKEVEYGGVAAYLGEAQDGQVNLFI from the coding sequence ATGACTGAACAAAAGAAAACAACGATTGTGTTATTTAGTGGAGATTACGACAAAGCGATGGCGGCTTATATTATTGCCAATGGAGCTGCGGCGTACGATCATGAAGTAACCATTTTTCATACATTTTGGGGATTAAATGCACTGCGAAAAGATGAACCGATTAAAAGCGATAAGAGCTTCATTGAAAAAGCATTTGGAAAGATGATGCCGCGTGGTGCCGATAAAATGGGTCTTTCTCAAATGAATTTTGCTGGAATGGGTCCTAAGATGATCAAACAAGTGATGAAAAAGCATAATGCGATGACGTTGCCGCAACTTATAGATTTGGCGATAGAGCAAGATGTGAAGCTGATTGCTTGCACGATGACAATGGATTTACTTGGTCTAAGCGAAACGGAATTACTTAAAGAAGTCGAGTATGGTGGTGTAGCGGCTTACTTAGGAGAAGCGCAAGATGGTCAGGTAAATTTATTTATTTAA
- a CDS encoding MBL fold metallo-hydrolase, giving the protein MRTVQAGEVAKKVMAKQSLFILDVRNQDSFEDWKIEGEQVRHLNVPYFELLDGAEGIADQLPKDQEILVVCAKEGSSIMVAEILEEEGYDVAYLAGGMKAWSEHLEPVKVADLKSGGELYQFVRIGKGCLSYMVISGREAAIVDATRMTDVFLDFAAERGATITHVLDTHLHADHISGGRQIAQATGATYWLPPKDAEEVVFDYAALEGDTIIEIGTTKIDIQALYSPGHTIGSTSFIVDDSYLLTGDILFIDSIGRPDLAGLAEDWVSDLRESLYKRYQELSGDLVVLPAHFTIMEELNEDGSVAEKLSVLYERNHGLNVKDEEQFRQLVTGNLPPQPNAYQEIRQTNMGKITPDEDRQREMEIGPNRCAVR; this is encoded by the coding sequence ATGAGAACAGTTCAAGCAGGAGAAGTTGCTAAAAAGGTGATGGCTAAACAATCATTATTTATTTTAGACGTACGTAATCAAGATTCATTCGAAGATTGGAAAATTGAAGGGGAACAAGTCCGTCATCTGAACGTACCGTACTTTGAATTACTAGATGGCGCAGAAGGAATTGCAGATCAATTGCCGAAAGATCAAGAAATTCTTGTAGTTTGTGCAAAAGAAGGCTCCTCTATTATGGTGGCGGAAATCCTTGAAGAAGAAGGGTATGACGTAGCCTACTTAGCAGGCGGTATGAAAGCGTGGAGTGAGCATTTGGAGCCTGTGAAAGTGGCGGATTTGAAATCGGGCGGTGAGCTGTATCAATTCGTTCGTATCGGTAAGGGATGCCTTTCTTATATGGTGATTTCCGGCAGAGAAGCAGCTATTGTAGATGCTACACGAATGACAGACGTTTTCTTAGACTTTGCTGCAGAGCGTGGTGCAACGATTACACATGTCTTAGATACGCATCTCCATGCTGATCATATTTCAGGAGGCCGTCAAATTGCACAAGCTACTGGCGCGACGTACTGGTTGCCACCGAAAGATGCGGAGGAAGTAGTGTTTGACTATGCAGCGCTTGAAGGCGACACGATAATTGAAATCGGCACAACGAAGATTGATATCCAAGCGCTGTATTCTCCAGGTCACACGATTGGTTCCACTTCCTTTATCGTTGATGATAGTTATTTGCTGACAGGAGATATTTTATTCATCGATTCCATCGGGCGTCCCGATCTAGCCGGGTTAGCAGAAGATTGGGTGAGTGATCTTCGAGAGTCGTTATACAAAAGGTATCAAGAGTTGTCTGGAGATTTAGTCGTATTACCTGCTCATTTTACGATTATGGAAGAGTTGAATGAAGACGGTAGTGTAGCTGAGAAACTCAGTGTCTTATACGAGCGTAATCATGGATTGAACGTAAAAGACGAGGAACAATTCAGGCAGCTCGTCACTGGTAATCTGCCACCGCAACCCAATGCCTATCAAGAAATTCGCCAAACGAATATGGGCAAGATCACGCCAGACGAAGATAGACAGCGAGAAATGGAGATTGGCCCTAATCGGTGTGCGGTGAGGTAA
- a CDS encoding LysR family transcriptional regulator, giving the protein MEIKQLLYFVTVVQLASFSEAAKKLHLSQPSLSKAIKNLESEVGFRLLERTTKKLQLTESGKVIYKRALFILNETDILQQEIKEVKWNGNGSVQIGMIESVKNWIPSILHWYQQAFPAMKVKLTEVLDREDVERALRQYEVHACLTNHFMDAPHLLTTPLYEERLAVIIHPAHPLAKKFQLTLADLENEPFIITSDGFQTRHDIITAFEEANVPMTIQYEVERFETIIELVRANIGISIIPQRYFDNRIDSSLVIKIIDSPRLTRTVYLTYLKNRYMPPAIEALIGRMQMPLTKNTPISKWTEKE; this is encoded by the coding sequence ATGGAAATTAAGCAATTGCTGTATTTTGTGACAGTCGTTCAGCTGGCTAGTTTTTCTGAGGCAGCAAAAAAATTACATTTATCACAACCATCTTTAAGTAAAGCGATTAAAAACCTAGAATCTGAAGTAGGCTTTCGTCTTTTGGAACGAACAACAAAAAAACTTCAGTTGACCGAATCGGGAAAAGTAATTTATAAACGTGCACTTTTTATTTTGAACGAAACGGATATTTTACAGCAAGAGATTAAAGAAGTGAAGTGGAATGGTAATGGCTCCGTGCAAATTGGAATGATTGAATCGGTGAAAAATTGGATTCCCTCTATTTTACATTGGTATCAGCAAGCTTTTCCGGCAATGAAGGTAAAGTTAACTGAAGTGCTCGATCGTGAAGATGTTGAGCGAGCGCTTCGTCAATATGAAGTGCATGCTTGCTTAACTAATCATTTCATGGATGCTCCTCATCTATTGACCACTCCGCTTTACGAAGAAAGACTCGCTGTGATTATACATCCTGCTCATCCATTGGCAAAAAAATTTCAGTTGACACTAGCTGATTTAGAAAATGAGCCTTTTATTATAACGAGTGATGGGTTTCAGACGAGACATGATATTATCACCGCTTTTGAAGAAGCGAACGTCCCCATGACTATTCAATATGAAGTGGAGCGGTTTGAGACGATTATAGAACTAGTGAGAGCGAATATAGGGATTTCTATTATACCCCAAAGGTATTTTGATAATCGCATCGATTCGTCTCTCGTTATCAAAATAATTGATTCCCCTAGGCTTACACGTACTGTCTATTTAACGTATTTAAAAAATCGCTATATGCCGCCTGCTATTGAAGCTTTGATTGGCCGTATGCAGATGCCGCTGACAAAGAACACGCCAATTAGTAAGTGGACGGAAAAGGAGTAA
- a CDS encoding sulfurtransferase TusA family protein: MTTTFLDAKGLACPMPIVRAKKAMKDLQEGDVLEIHTTDKGSVADLTAWATSSNHQITDQQQEADVFKFWIQKG; this comes from the coding sequence ATGACAACAACATTCTTAGACGCAAAAGGGCTAGCATGTCCTATGCCAATCGTTCGTGCAAAGAAAGCAATGAAAGACCTGCAAGAAGGAGACGTTCTAGAAATTCATACAACCGACAAAGGATCCGTAGCAGACCTAACTGCATGGGCAACATCAAGCAACCATCAAATCACTGACCAACAACAGGAAGCGGATGTCTTTAAATTTTGGATTCAAAAAGGGTAA
- a CDS encoding metal-sensitive transcriptional regulator, producing the protein MEYDDKVKNRLKRIEGQIKGVLRMMEEGKDCKEVITQLSASRSAIDRTIGVVVSTNLIACMENLDETDDRTHESIINEAVNLLVKSR; encoded by the coding sequence ATGGAATACGATGACAAAGTAAAAAATCGCTTAAAACGAATTGAAGGTCAAATTAAAGGCGTCTTGCGTATGATGGAAGAAGGCAAGGATTGTAAAGAAGTCATCACCCAATTATCTGCCAGTCGTTCTGCAATTGATCGAACAATCGGCGTCGTAGTGAGTACTAACTTAATTGCGTGCATGGAGAACTTGGATGAAACCGATGATCGTACACATGAGTCGATTATTAATGAAGCTGTAAACTTGCTTGTAAAGAGTCGATAG